The following is a genomic window from Prevotella sp. E13-17.
TGGCCTCTCGCATGTTGCGGGTGTTGATGGCAGCAGAAAGACCATATTCGTTCCCTGCTTTCTTAATGATGTCTTCAGCACGTTTCTTGGCCACCATTGGGATATAGGTGTTACGCACCATAGCAGGTATCTGGTTGATCTCTTCAGGACTACCGAAGTTATACTTTGCAGCTTCCTCCTTGATAGACTGATAGGCACGGGGATTCTTGCCGTACCACTGATAGAAATACTTCTCGCCAAGGGTGTTGATGGCCTCCTGACGTGTCATGCCTGCATAAGGGTTGTCTGGTAGGTCATCGGTGATGGTCTGCTGACTCCATGGCACTTCTTGCTGCTGGGGGTGTTCTAATGACGGATCTTGCGCCATCGAGTCTATCTGCGCCTCTGTGAACTCCATCGATGGTGCCTGCTGAGGCTGCTGCACCGTCTTCTCATGCGCTTCAGGGTTGACAGATGCCGCTGCGATGTTCTGTGCCGTCTTAATCTGTTCAGGGTTTGGTAACTCCGGCTTGGGAGCTATCAGCTTCTCAAACTCGTCATAGGTGGCACCTACGTTATAACCATGCTGCTGGGCTGTCTTGTATGCCCACTCTCTACTTTCTTTGTTGGCATCCATGAGGCTGTCGAACTCATCATAGTCCTTACCAACATTATAGCCATTCTTAGTTAGCTCATTGTAAAGCCACTCTCTACTTTCGTTCTTCATATATTTAGTTATTTCTTGCTTCCTACACCAGGCATCGTTTTCTTACTTCCTACACCAGGCATCGTTTTTTCACCCTTCTTACCTTTATTACCTCCAGACTGATACTTGTCAGCCCTCGTCTTATTGGCTGCGGCATTGGTTGCTGCGGCATTGCCTCTTTGTTGTTCCGACTTAGCACGTGCCCTTAGCCATGCAACATAGTCAGGGTCTTCAGGGGCAATCTCCTTAATCTCACCAGTATTGCCGTCATGCATGATGACACCACCGTTTTTAAGTGTGATATATTTGCGTCCTTTCTGTTCAGCGGTGGTGTTGGCGGCATTCTCCTTACTGTCGTACCAACGAACCTTAGCTGCGGATTCAGCGGCCTGCAGAGCGTCCTGCTGGCCTTGACGCTGTAGGTTATATATAAGTTGTGCGTATGATTGTTTGTACTTATCCAACTCATCGGCACGCTGTCTGTCTGCCTGATAGTTGGCTTCTATCTGCTGATAGGGGTTATCTGTATACCGTTGAGGCTTCGCCCCCTTGTATGCGTAATAAAGGTTGCCAAGATGCCTCAACCCATCGAATAACCCCATCCAGCCCGCCATCTTTGCCTTTGAGGTGGCCATCTGCCTTTCACGTTCAACACGCTCTTCAGGTGACGGTCCTAACATCTCGGCAAAGGAGCCTATCACATTACTCTTATTCACCCGTGGCTGCTGAGGCATTGCGGGAGTTGGTACGGTTGCTCGCTGCTCTGCATTGACTAACGCTCCATTCATGTAGTTAGAGACCAATGCATTCTTTATTGCGTTTCTTAGACTCATAGCTACCTCCCTCCTTGATGCTCAAAAAATGACTTTATATCAAATATTCCTCCGTTGTTATGGAACCATGAGTTACTGCCCTGCGTTGTGCCTCCACTTGTACCTAACCAGGACTGTCCCAACTTTGTTCCACCAAAGGTGGATAAGGCTGCGCTACGAAGATCACTTGCCGCCCCTGCAGCAGTCTGAGAGATGGCATCTGCATTGGCACCCTCGGCCTCAATCTGCTGCTGCGAGAGACGTGCGATATCTGACCGATAAGAAGCGTCAATGTTGTCCTTACGTGCTGTGTCCTGTGCTGCTATGTTCGCTACCGTATCAGCAATCATGTTGTTACCCTGTTCCTTAGCCATCGCTACGGCTGCATCAGTGGCACCACCGACTGCTGCTGCTCCTTGCTCTCTCTTCCACATCTTGTCTCGCTCCTGGCGTGCAATACGCATCAGGTTCTGTCCCGCAGCAGTGTCGAGATAGTCTTCATTCTGCTTGCGAAGACGCTCTGCCTCCAGTTTGGCCTTCTCGTTGGCAATCATCCTGGCTTGTTCACGGGCTGCTTTCGCTGACTTTGCGCCACCAAAGATAGAAGACACAAGTGATGCTCCGGCCATCGCAAGTGGTACGGCCAGAGGTATCGGCATTTCTTTTTTAATTGAATGTCCCGTAGGTGATATGCCTAGGGGATAATGTAGTAATCTCAGGTTCATAATACGTATTTTGAATATTCGGTTTCAAAGATACGCATTAATCAAAGCTCGTTTTTCACGTAATTTCCTTTCGGAAAATTTATTCGATTATTTTATTGGTAGAAGATTAAAAAAGTGTTTAAATATAAATAGCGACAAATAGCTTTATCAATCGCTACTTATCGCTATTTCAAATAAGAGTTATTCTACAATCTTCATTTGTGCCTTACGATGCTTCAGGAAGTCGGCAGCTGCAATGATGGCACGTTCCTCGTTATCCAGCTTCAGATACTTACGCAGCATAGCCTCCGAAGAATGTCCTGTGACAGCCATGATGCTTGACAGTGGGACACCATCCTTATATGCATTGGTGGCGAAGGACCTACGAGCTGTGTGTGTCTTGATGCCTTCGTAGAACTTCTTACCACTATCGTACTCTAACAGGCCTCTGCGCTCTGTGATGTCTGCAGATTCCGTCCATCCAAGCAGCCAGCCAACAATCTTTATTCTCTCGTTAAGGTGTTGGTCATATACCTTTGGTAACTTGCCGTTGTACTTGTCCAGAATAGCTTCTACTCGCTTGTCTAGTGGTATATAGATATTCTTGCCTGTCTTTTCCTGCTGCAGGCTGATATACTTTGAACCGTCACGTAGCGTGACTATCATAGAACTGTCGATACGCTTATAATCACTGACACGCTGACCAGTGAGGCATCCTACCACAAACACATCCTTAGCCTCAGCAAGACACTTGCGCTGCTGCTCCTTGGCGATATGCCTCTTTAGCTCTGCTCTGTCTTTCTTGGCGGCAATATCAATGGCATGCTTGATGGCTGAGAGATCGGTAGGGTCGAAGTCATACATCTGTTGTATGCGCTCTTCTGTAAGGTAGATATTGTCAACATCTTCATGATCTACAGAAAACCTGCTGCTCTTCCATTCAGTGCTCGTTGTCAGCTTCATGTCATCAGCAGCGAAAAGAAAGATCTTCAGGTTCTTAATATGTCTGCCTATGGTGTTGGGGGAGTAGTTCTTATCTATAAAGAATCGCTTCCATGAGTCATAAAAGTCCATTGTGACATCATCGAAGTCAATCTTCCTATGCTTCTTGGTTTGAAACTCTATGAGCTGTGCCAAAGTACCCTTATAGCTCTTGATGGTGCCTGGAGTCACCTTCTTGGTGCTTTTCTTTTTCAGCCTCTCACCTGTCTCACACTGACGTATGAACTCTGTTATCCATGCCTCCAAAGTCATGCGCTGTGGTGTAGGCTCAGGCTCATTATTATAAATAACGGTTTGACACTCTTCAGGACGTAGAATATCATTGATTACCTTCTTAGCTATTTCTTTGGTTAATTTATTAGCTTGATACAGGGCATCTATTGTTTTAATGATACTCCACAAATTTTGTTTAAGACCTCCATCGACCTCAAAATAGGAGCCTCTTCTGTAAGCCTTAGCGTAGTATTTGAGACTCATATTGATAATGTCCCATTGTTCTTTAGATACTGCTATATCAAGGGATATTGTGTTCTTAATATCGGGAGTCGCTAAACGAAGCATTAATCTTAGATCTGCACTTTTTGCAAACGACCGTGCTATAATAGAAGCCACCATTTTATTTTCTTGTTAAAGTTAATACTGCGCTGCAAAGATAGTAAATTATTAAATCACCTCAAAATCACCTCAAAATTATTTTAACCACCTTAACTTTATTTAAATATAATAATTTTTATGTCTGCTTGTAAGTGGTTGATATACAGTACGTAAGGCATTCTTTGTAATTGTGGATTAGATAATAAGAATTGATGGTATTGAGGTCCGCCAGGCACCTCAGAGTAAAACTCCGAAACTCCGATAAACAAAGGGTTTCGGAGTTTTTGTTTAACTCAATTTTATAAAATCACCTCAAAATCACGGCTCAAGCGAAAAATCATAGGGGGTAAAGGACTGGATTCCCACCTCCCTCTGGAGGGGCGGGGAGGGGGTGTTCTTGGTCGGGACAGGAACGGTTTCACTCTGTCATAGTTCTGCTTTCGTCTTGTTATAGTTTCGCTTTTGCGTTGTCATAGCTTTACTTTTGATGTTCGTCCAGCCCTTAGATGTGGCGCATCCAGCCCCTGGAACGAGTCGTTTTAGCCCCTGGATGCGGTTGTTCTAAGGGCTGGATGTAGAGCATCCAGGGGCTAGACCAGAAATGAAAGTTTCGGTTTTAGACGTTAGAAACGCCTCTTCAAGACTTTAGAACACGTGCTTTTAGACTTTAAAACGACCCTCTCCAGACTCTGGAAATGCCAATTCAAGACTCTGGGAGTATCGCAAAACCTAAGCAATTGCAACTGAGCCAAAATCATCTCAAAAAAAAAGCAGGACTCTTTGCAAGTCCTGCTCAGTCGTTGGTCGGTGATATTGAGGGGAGCCTACATGCTCTCCTTCAGTATTGCAGTCACGTCATCCTTTGTCAGATTCAGATAACCGGCGGGATAGACCACGGTGGTCTCGGTGATGCCGGCTATCATATCGTCAGTGGCACCAAGTGCGCTGATGGTGAGTGGCAGACCAATCTCCTGCATCCAGGCTTTCAGGGCCTGCAGACCAGCTTCGGCAATCTGCTGGTCGGTCATGCCATCGCCCTTGATGTCCCATACGTTCTTGGCGAAGCGCACGAACTTAGGCAGTCCGTTTTGCATGGCCCGACGATAGTAGGCCATCGAGACAGAGGCCAGCGCATAGCCGTGGGGGGCATGTGTCCAGGCGCCCACGCTGTGGCCAATCATGTGTACCATCCAGTCTTCCTTTTTGCCCAGTCCGATAAGTGTGTTCAGAGCCCATGTGGCTGTCCACATGATGTTGGAGCGAGCCTCATAGTCTTGTGGGTTCTTGACGGCGATGCGACTGCTGTGGATGACCGAGCGCATCAGTCCCTCGGACAGATAGTCGCTGGTGTTGTCGTCGAAATCGCTGAAGTACTGTTCCATGATGTGGTTCATGATGTCGTAGATGCCCGCCTTCATCTGGTTCTCGGGCACGGTCATGGTGAACCTTGGGTTGAGGATAGAGAACTTCGGCATCAGTCGGCTGTCGAACACGTGGCCCACCTTGAAGGTGTGTTCGGCATCGGTGATCACCGTGCCGGCGTTCATTTCAGAGCCAGTGCCTGCCATGGTCAGGATGCAGCCCACGGGCAGCAGTCGCTGGTTTGGGCTGGGATTCTGCTGCTTCAACCAAAATTGATCCCAGTAGTCGCCCTCGTAATAGACAGATGCAGCCACCGCCTTCGAGTAGTCGCACACGCTGCCGCCGCCGAGCGCAAGAATCAGATCGACCTCGTTTCCGCGTGCAATCTTCACGCCTTCGTGCAGTTTCTCCAATGTTGGATTGCTCATTACGCCTGGGTTCTCCACAATCGTCTTGCCAGCCTCCTTGAGGATGGCCACCACCTGGTCGTAGATACCGTTGCGCTTCACGCTGCCGCTACCGTAGTTGAGCATCACTACAGGACCGTAGCCCTTGAGTTCGTCCTTGAGGAAGTTCAAAGACTCGTCACCAAAATATAGTTTGGTGGGGTTATAATAAGAAAAGTTTCCTAACATGATAGTAATCTTTTATTTGTAATGATAGTTTGTGACTCCTTCTTGGGCATGTTGCCGGATGTGTTCTTTCTGTGTTTGCTGTTGCAAATATACGATTTATTTTTCATATTGCCATCAAGATTAGGCAGATATTTCTTTTCAGCTTTATTGTGCACTTGAAGTTGCAACCGAATGACCGTTCATACTACTTTTTAGGTGGAAAGGGTGCGCTATTTGCACAAAAATGCGTATCTTTGCATGGTTTAACGAATAAAATGGAAACTTATGAAGCTTAGAAACATGCTGTTGATGACAGCTGTTGCAACAGCAACGCTGACGGGCTGCGGCAACAAAGAAACTGGGACAGAGGCCAGCGATGGCGTGGACGACGTGAAGGCGGCTCTTGCAGATAGTGGTCGGATAGACCTCGGCAAACTGCAATGGACGCGAGAGCCAGCAGGGTTTGAAGTGAAAGGTGACACGATCTGTGTCACGACGGCTCCGCATACCGACCTGTGGCAGCGCACCTATTATCACTTTCAGAACGACAACGCACCTGTGTTGCAGATGAAGACGCGCGAGAAGTTTTTCAGTTTTGTGGTGAAAACCGACTTCACGCAGAGCCATCATCGCTTCGACCAATGCGGCATAGTGATGTATCTCGACAGCGAAAATTGGTTGAAGGGTTCTGTGGAGTACGAGAATGAGTCGTTTC
Proteins encoded in this region:
- a CDS encoding iron-containing alcohol dehydrogenase gives rise to the protein MLGNFSYYNPTKLYFGDESLNFLKDELKGYGPVVMLNYGSGSVKRNGIYDQVVAILKEAGKTIVENPGVMSNPTLEKLHEGVKIARGNEVDLILALGGGSVCDYSKAVAASVYYEGDYWDQFWLKQQNPSPNQRLLPVGCILTMAGTGSEMNAGTVITDAEHTFKVGHVFDSRLMPKFSILNPRFTMTVPENQMKAGIYDIMNHIMEQYFSDFDDNTSDYLSEGLMRSVIHSSRIAVKNPQDYEARSNIMWTATWALNTLIGLGKKEDWMVHMIGHSVGAWTHAPHGYALASVSMAYYRRAMQNGLPKFVRFAKNVWDIKGDGMTDQQIAEAGLQALKAWMQEIGLPLTISALGATDDMIAGITETTVVYPAGYLNLTKDDVTAILKESM
- a CDS encoding tyrosine-type recombinase/integrase → MSLKYYAKAYRRGSYFEVDGGLKQNLWSIIKTIDALYQANKLTKEIAKKVINDILRPEECQTVIYNNEPEPTPQRMTLEAWITEFIRQCETGERLKKKSTKKVTPGTIKSYKGTLAQLIEFQTKKHRKIDFDDVTMDFYDSWKRFFIDKNYSPNTIGRHIKNLKIFLFAADDMKLTTSTEWKSSRFSVDHEDVDNIYLTEERIQQMYDFDPTDLSAIKHAIDIAAKKDRAELKRHIAKEQQRKCLAEAKDVFVVGCLTGQRVSDYKRIDSSMIVTLRDGSKYISLQQEKTGKNIYIPLDKRVEAILDKYNGKLPKVYDQHLNERIKIVGWLLGWTESADITERRGLLEYDSGKKFYEGIKTHTARRSFATNAYKDGVPLSSIMAVTGHSSEAMLRKYLKLDNEERAIIAAADFLKHRKAQMKIVE
- a CDS encoding DUF1349 domain-containing protein, which codes for MKLRNMLLMTAVATATLTGCGNKETGTEASDGVDDVKAALADSGRIDLGKLQWTREPAGFEVKGDTICVTTAPHTDLWQRTYYHFQNDNAPVLQMKTREKFFSFVVKTDFTQSHHRFDQCGIVMYLDSENWLKGSVEYENESFQHLGSVATNNGYSDWATTAIAADVKTMWYRFSRREDDYCIECSSDGVTFSQMRVCHMYAAADEIQFGIYACSPEESSFTAVFSDLKITECAWKAHDGQQPDQE